The Raphanus sativus cultivar WK10039 chromosome 2, ASM80110v3, whole genome shotgun sequence genome includes a region encoding these proteins:
- the LOC108840984 gene encoding uncharacterized protein LOC108840984 isoform X3 has product MSFLIYIERIYLKSNSLISDLVSLSDHSINTIVDEVMICLRCLSYEHFPTFLATLGNIAASSIPWTRSLTGNKLTLGVIHQKRREILLEMTKILNTICYPAFEDICVHIEMHKEKNMSTFFQSMCGGQETSNYVAAATSNVHEGQHVWAEDRTVFLKFSKGYPISEAEVHAYFTWRYGDIVEAIHMGGVGGKDQAMYASMVLRSAANIPDIVNDGVGKTKFTINGKHFWARRFIPNHRIR; this is encoded by the exons ATGTCCTTTCTCATCTATATTGAAAGAATTTATCTCAAGAGCAACAGCCTAATCAGCGATCTTGTTTCTTTATCTGACCATTCCATCAACACCATTGTTGACGAAGTCATGATATGTCTACGTTGCTTGTCCTACGAACATTTCCCAACGTTCCTGGCCACCTTGGGGAACATCGCTGCCTCATCCATACCTTGGACCAGGAGTTTGACCGGAAACAAGTTGACTCTCGGAGTCATCCACCAGAAGCGCAGAGAAATTCTCCTTGAGATGACAAAGATTTTAAACACCATATGCTACCCAGCTTTTGAGGATATATGCGTGCACATTGAGATGCACAAAGAGAAGAACATGTCTACGTTTTTCCAGTCCATGTGTGGTGGACAAGAAACAAGTAACTATGTAGCAGCGGCAACAAGCAACGTTCATGAGGGTCAGCACGTATGGGCAGAGGACAGGACTGTTTTCCTCAAATTTTCTAAAGGATACCCAATCTCTGAAGCAGAAGTGCATGCCTACTTCACCTG GAGATATGGAGATATTGTAGAAGCGATACACATGGGTGGAGTGGGAGGGAAGGACCAAGCGATGTATGCAAGCATGGTGTTACGTTCTGCCGCCAATATTCCAGATATTGTAAACGATGGGGTTGGGAAAACCAAATTCACCATTAATGGAAAACATTTTTGGGCTCGAAGATTCATTCCCAATCACAGA
- the LOC108840984 gene encoding uncharacterized protein LOC108840984 isoform X1 → MLSKEKKKRLKFSYLLSKKKFMDSSSSSSIVSITREQFNAFHGFDRALFTRIVMCLIGDITQSFQVMSFLIYIERIYLKSNSLISDLVSLSDHSINTIVDEVMICLRCLSYEHFPTFLATLGNIAASSIPWTRSLTGNKLTLGVIHQKRREILLEMTKILNTICYPAFEDICVHIEMHKEKNMSTFFQSMCGGQETSNYVAAATSNVHEGQHVWAEDRTVFLKFSKGYPISEAEVHAYFTWRYGDIVEAIHMGGVGGKDQAMYASMVLRSAANIPDIVNDGVGKTKFTINGKHFWARRFIPNHRIR, encoded by the exons ATGCtgtcaaaagaaaagaaaaaaagattaaaattttcatatctgctcagtaaaaaaaaattcatggattcctcatcttcttcatccatagTATCCATCACGAGAGAACAGTTCAATGCTTTCCATGGTTTTGACCGAGCTCTTTTCACTCGGATTGTCATGTGTCTAATAGGAGACATTACCCAGTCTTTTCAGGTCATGTCCTTTCTCATCTATATTGAAAGAATTTATCTCAAGAGCAACAGCCTAATCAGCGATCTTGTTTCTTTATCTGACCATTCCATCAACACCATTGTTGACGAAGTCATGATATGTCTACGTTGCTTGTCCTACGAACATTTCCCAACGTTCCTGGCCACCTTGGGGAACATCGCTGCCTCATCCATACCTTGGACCAGGAGTTTGACCGGAAACAAGTTGACTCTCGGAGTCATCCACCAGAAGCGCAGAGAAATTCTCCTTGAGATGACAAAGATTTTAAACACCATATGCTACCCAGCTTTTGAGGATATATGCGTGCACATTGAGATGCACAAAGAGAAGAACATGTCTACGTTTTTCCAGTCCATGTGTGGTGGACAAGAAACAAGTAACTATGTAGCAGCGGCAACAAGCAACGTTCATGAGGGTCAGCACGTATGGGCAGAGGACAGGACTGTTTTCCTCAAATTTTCTAAAGGATACCCAATCTCTGAAGCAGAAGTGCATGCCTACTTCACCTG GAGATATGGAGATATTGTAGAAGCGATACACATGGGTGGAGTGGGAGGGAAGGACCAAGCGATGTATGCAAGCATGGTGTTACGTTCTGCCGCCAATATTCCAGATATTGTAAACGATGGGGTTGGGAAAACCAAATTCACCATTAATGGAAAACATTTTTGGGCTCGAAGATTCATTCCCAATCACAGA
- the LOC108840984 gene encoding uncharacterized protein LOC108840984 isoform X2 translates to MCLIGDITQSFQVMSFLIYIERIYLKSNSLISDLVSLSDHSINTIVDEVMICLRCLSYEHFPTFLATLGNIAASSIPWTRSLTGNKLTLGVIHQKRREILLEMTKILNTICYPAFEDICVHIEMHKEKNMSTFFQSMCGGQETSNYVAAATSNVHEGQHVWAEDRTVFLKFSKGYPISEAEVHAYFTWRYGDIVEAIHMGGVGGKDQAMYASMVLRSAANIPDIVNDGVGKTKFTINGKHFWARRFIPNHRIR, encoded by the exons ATGTGTCTAATAGGAGACATTACCCAGTCTTTTCAGGTCATGTCCTTTCTCATCTATATTGAAAGAATTTATCTCAAGAGCAACAGCCTAATCAGCGATCTTGTTTCTTTATCTGACCATTCCATCAACACCATTGTTGACGAAGTCATGATATGTCTACGTTGCTTGTCCTACGAACATTTCCCAACGTTCCTGGCCACCTTGGGGAACATCGCTGCCTCATCCATACCTTGGACCAGGAGTTTGACCGGAAACAAGTTGACTCTCGGAGTCATCCACCAGAAGCGCAGAGAAATTCTCCTTGAGATGACAAAGATTTTAAACACCATATGCTACCCAGCTTTTGAGGATATATGCGTGCACATTGAGATGCACAAAGAGAAGAACATGTCTACGTTTTTCCAGTCCATGTGTGGTGGACAAGAAACAAGTAACTATGTAGCAGCGGCAACAAGCAACGTTCATGAGGGTCAGCACGTATGGGCAGAGGACAGGACTGTTTTCCTCAAATTTTCTAAAGGATACCCAATCTCTGAAGCAGAAGTGCATGCCTACTTCACCTG GAGATATGGAGATATTGTAGAAGCGATACACATGGGTGGAGTGGGAGGGAAGGACCAAGCGATGTATGCAAGCATGGTGTTACGTTCTGCCGCCAATATTCCAGATATTGTAAACGATGGGGTTGGGAAAACCAAATTCACCATTAATGGAAAACATTTTTGGGCTCGAAGATTCATTCCCAATCACAGA